A single window of Dehalococcoidales bacterium DNA harbors:
- a CDS encoding DUF4406 domain-containing protein → MLVYIAGPYSSDPEPNTKNALAVAEKVLAAGMIPFVPHLSHYWHLLYEHDWETWLRIDAEVLLRCDAVLRIPGESKGADLEIETAKIKWIPVFYDIESLEKWAGG, encoded by the coding sequence ATGCTGGTTTATATTGCCGGCCCTTATTCATCCGATCCCGAACCAAACACAAAGAACGCCCTCGCGGTGGCCGAGAAGGTCCTTGCCGCCGGGATGATTCCATTCGTCCCCCATCTATCCCACTACTGGCATTTACTCTATGAGCACGATTGGGAAACCTGGTTGAGAATCGATGCCGAGGTTTTGTTACGGTGTGATGCCGTCCTGAGAATCCCCGGCGAAAGTAAGGGGGCCGACTTGGAAATAGAGACAGCCAAAATTAAATGGATACCTGTCTTTTACGATATTGAAAGCCTTGAAAAATGGGCGGGAGGTTAG
- a CDS encoding DNA cytosine methyltransferase has protein sequence MKPRLLDLFCGAGGAAMGYYRAGFEVVGVDIKPQPHYPFEFHQADALTYPLDGFDAYYASPPCQRFSQAVKKKHRDNYPNYLGIIRDILGNTGKPYVIENVPLAPLINYFTLCGSSFGLPVRRHRRFESNIFIPVMRCSHTEYPRKYNCAWNRTTKLRVLSISGGYQHGITLDEYKQAMGIDWEVTTKELSEAIPPAYTEYIGKQLMKALSLPVEEIKALKELNH, from the coding sequence ATGAAACCACGATTGCTTGATTTATTCTGCGGAGCCGGTGGCGCAGCAATGGGATATTACCGTGCTGGCTTTGAAGTGGTCGGCGTAGATATTAAACCGCAACCACATTATCCCTTTGAGTTTCACCAGGCGGATGCCCTTACCTATCCGTTAGATGGGTTTGATGCTTACTATGCCAGTCCGCCATGCCAAAGGTTTTCGCAGGCTGTAAAGAAAAAACATAGAGACAACTACCCAAACTACTTAGGAATTATTAGAGATATATTGGGAAATACAGGTAAACCGTATGTAATTGAAAATGTCCCACTTGCACCTCTAATAAACTATTTTACATTGTGTGGTTCATCATTTGGGTTGCCTGTTAGAAGACATCGCAGATTTGAGAGCAACATCTTCATTCCAGTAATGCGTTGTTCACATACTGAATATCCACGTAAATATAACTGTGCATGGAATAGAACAACTAAATTGCGTGTGCTATCTATTAGTGGTGGTTATCAGCATGGCATTACGTTAGATGAATACAAGCAAGCTATGGGAATTGATTGGGAAGTAACTACTAAAGAACTATCAGAGGCAATACCCCCAGCTTATACAGAATATATCGGTAAACAACTTATGAAGGCATTGTCTCTGCCAGTAGAGGAGATTAAGGCTTTGAAGGAGTTGAATCATTGA
- a CDS encoding HNH endonuclease signature motif containing protein has product MARAARKKYSLSEKGKASSLRYRKTKKCRAKSNKALKKWKGSEKGRLWRERYEANGSMRISRKRYDQTTKGKAAVARKGSKRRAQKKILATLTAKEWADIKKQYKYKCAYCGEKKPLTMDHIIPINKGGHHVKENIIPACLRCNAKKGDRPVLLQLLALTEVKCQ; this is encoded by the coding sequence GTGGCACGGGCAGCACGTAAAAAATATAGCTTGTCTGAGAAAGGTAAAGCCAGCAGCCTGAGATATAGAAAAACAAAGAAGTGTCGGGCAAAGTCAAATAAAGCGCTCAAAAAATGGAAAGGATCAGAGAAGGGTAGATTGTGGCGGGAGCGATATGAAGCCAACGGGAGCATGAGAATATCACGGAAACGATATGACCAGACAACCAAAGGCAAGGCCGCTGTCGCAAGAAAGGGCAGTAAACGGCGAGCACAAAAGAAAATACTCGCGACTCTCACGGCTAAGGAATGGGCTGATATTAAAAAACAATATAAATACAAATGTGCCTATTGTGGCGAGAAAAAACCTTTAACAATGGATCATATTATCCCAATTAACAAAGGCGGGCATCATGTTAAAGAAAATATTATACCCGCCTGCCTGCGTTGTAATGCCAAGAAGGGGGACCGGCCAGTATTATTGCAACTATTAGCTTTGACGGAGGTGAAATGCCAGTAG
- a CDS encoding DUF4373 domain-containing protein, with protein MPKNAYYFPHDSNASRDPNILKMRCAYQAEGYGWYWMIIELLREQDNYKLSVADECDCNAIAMHCYADALRFKTYIDDCVEKFHLFNRTDGFLWSESLTRRMKTFDERSEKARLNALVRWDGNANAMQTQCGGNAKDKRVKEIKVKGSKEDKVKETKYEVRKAVFLTAKETEKIIDQFGEQGANERFEALSLHILSTGKKYDSHYYTLLNWERRKTSERNPKGNGQRDPDSYIKGSLGHMVQR; from the coding sequence ATGCCTAAAAATGCTTACTACTTCCCCCATGACAGCAATGCTTCACGGGACCCCAATATTTTAAAAATGCGATGCGCTTACCAGGCTGAAGGATACGGCTGGTATTGGATGATTATTGAATTACTCCGTGAGCAGGATAATTACAAGTTATCCGTAGCCGATGAATGCGATTGCAATGCCATCGCAATGCATTGTTATGCGGACGCATTGCGGTTTAAAACCTACATCGATGATTGTGTTGAAAAGTTCCATTTATTTAACCGGACTGACGGCTTTTTATGGAGCGAATCATTGACCCGTCGCATGAAAACCTTTGATGAACGGTCAGAAAAAGCGAGACTAAATGCCCTTGTTAGATGGGATGGTAATGCAAACGCAATGCAAACGCAATGCGGTGGCAATGCTAAAGATAAGAGAGTAAAGGAAATTAAAGTAAAAGGAAGTAAAGAAGATAAAGTAAAGGAAACAAAATACGAAGTGAGGAAAGCTGTTTTTCTAACCGCAAAAGAAACAGAGAAAATAATCGACCAATTTGGGGAACAGGGGGCTAATGAACGATTTGAGGCATTATCCCTGCATATATTATCCACAGGCAAAAAATACGACTCCCATTACTACACGTTGCTTAATTGGGAACGGCGAAAAACATCGGAACGCAACCCAAAAGGCAACGGCCAGCGTGACCCGGATAGCTATATCAAAGGAAGTCTGGGGCATATGGTGCAGCGATGA
- a CDS encoding helix-turn-helix transcriptional regulator, which yields MAGEFGIVLRKLRRELGRTLREVSRDTGIVYTHLNQWENGIYLPRADKVFILAKYYRIKSSTLAEIVRWERQARKNGGYSEDAERFLASYLMNMR from the coding sequence ATGGCAGGAGAATTTGGGATAGTTTTAAGGAAGTTGCGCCGGGAACTGGGGCGTACACTAAGGGAGGTTTCAAGAGATACGGGGATTGTTTACACCCACCTTAACCAATGGGAAAACGGCATATATTTACCGCGAGCAGATAAGGTATTTATCCTTGCGAAATATTACCGCATCAAAAGTAGTACACTGGCTGAGATTGTAAGGTGGGAAAGACAAGCGAGAAAGAATGGGGGATACAGTGAGGACGCTGAGAGATTTTTAGCGTCTTATTTAATGAATATGCGATGA
- a CDS encoding HNH endonuclease codes for MIPAKTLKEINQRSEGLCENCGRPAADIMHIIHRKMGGRNGIWKKIINDPRNLAAGCRGCHDLIDLRRKQLFPGERDKALEIIKAKTNWYTWENEHCG; via the coding sequence ATGATACCAGCCAAAACCTTAAAGGAAATCAACCAGCGCAGCGAAGGACTCTGCGAGAATTGCGGGCGCCCAGCGGCGGACATCATGCACATCATACACAGAAAAATGGGAGGCCGAAACGGTATCTGGAAAAAGATAATCAACGACCCTCGGAACTTAGCGGCCGGCTGTAGAGGTTGCCATGATCTGATTGACCTCCGCAGGAAACAACTATTCCCTGGGGAACGGGACAAAGCCCTTGAAATAATCAAAGCTAAAACGAATTGGTATACATGGGAGAATGAACATTGTGGTTAA
- a CDS encoding VRR-NUC domain-containing protein, with translation MTEKEFATAVEDLLNLYSWTWCHYRPAKTDKGWRTPLSGHKGMPDYIAVKGKRLLMFELKSDTGKVSPEQQGWLDALGKTKVEVYCWRPDQFNEIVEILTR, from the coding sequence ATGACAGAGAAAGAATTTGCCACAGCCGTTGAGGATTTATTAAATCTCTACTCCTGGACCTGGTGCCATTACCGGCCAGCCAAAACAGACAAAGGCTGGCGCACACCGCTTTCAGGCCATAAAGGGATGCCGGATTACATTGCTGTCAAAGGAAAACGGCTTCTGATGTTTGAATTGAAATCAGATACCGGCAAAGTCTCTCCTGAGCAGCAGGGATGGCTTGATGCCCTCGGAAAGACGAAGGTTGAGGTCTATTGCTGGCGGCCTGACCAGTTCAATGAAATAGTGGAGATATTGACCAGGTGA
- a CDS encoding DNA cytosine methyltransferase: MRHIDLFSGIGGFALACQWVGIETICFVEIDKFCQKVLKRHWPDVPIVEDVNNVEEIKRIVANAIGFDDERAGFCPSKRQQQDKTKIRGRGVCPIVANAQRIAIGSRLRQTRPAAERSGRPCDNDGLLLTAGFPCQPFSNAGRKRGSADDRYLWPQTLTVIEAVKPNWIILENVPGILNMVFPNSEVGVASQATLFGVENDEICDYNTISGRIESDLRQAGYETVWLVIPACGVGAPHRRDRVWIVANREGLRFRRGADKGCAEPEWALVQGESRGRTLGDQTQGCDSHATDTQRAGLERANTEGQISTELNSRFGDIPGWSENWYEVATHFCRVDARIPDRVDRLKSLGNAIVPQVAYELIKAIQEVE, from the coding sequence GTGAGGCACATCGACCTCTTTTCAGGCATTGGCGGCTTCGCTTTAGCCTGCCAGTGGGTTGGGATTGAAACGATATGCTTTGTAGAAATAGACAAGTTTTGCCAGAAAGTTTTGAAAAGGCATTGGCCTGATGTGCCTATTGTCGAGGACGTAAATAATGTCGAAGAAATCAAACGAATTGTTGCCAACGCCATCGGCTTCGATGATGAGCGAGCAGGATTTTGTCCAAGCAAAAGGCAACAGCAAGACAAGACCAAAATACGAGGACGCGGGGTTTGCCCGATTGTTGCCAACGCCCAAAGGATCGCCATCGGGTCCAGATTACGCCAGACGCGGCCAGCCGCAGAGCGGAGCGGACGACCTTGTGACAATGATGGCCTCTTACTCACCGCCGGTTTCCCCTGCCAACCCTTCTCAAACGCAGGACGAAAACGAGGTTCGGCAGATGATCGTTACTTGTGGCCGCAGACTCTCACAGTCATTGAAGCTGTCAAGCCCAACTGGATCATTCTTGAAAACGTGCCTGGAATCCTCAATATGGTATTCCCCAATAGTGAAGTTGGAGTGGCAAGCCAAGCCACTTTATTCGGTGTTGAGAATGACGAAATCTGCGATTACAACACAATCTCCGGACGAATCGAATCAGACCTCAGACAAGCAGGGTATGAAACAGTATGGCTTGTTATTCCAGCTTGCGGTGTCGGCGCACCCCACAGAAGAGATAGAGTGTGGATTGTTGCCAACCGCGAGGGCTTGCGATTCAGAAGGGGGGCCGACAAAGGATGTGCAGAACCAGAATGGGCATTGGTTCAGGGAGAATCAAGAGGGCGTACGTTGGGGGATCAAACTCAAGGATGCGATAGCCATGCTACCGATACCCAAAGAGCGGGACTGGAAAGGGCAAACACAGAGGGGCAAATATCAACAGAACTCAATAGCCGATTCGGTGATATTCCAGGATGGTCAGAAAACTGGTATGAAGTTGCAACCCACTTTTGTAGAGTGGATGCAAGGATACCCGATAGGGTGGACCGACTTAAATCACTCGGAAACGCCATAGTACCGCAAGTAGCTTATGAACTAATTAAGGCAATTCAGGAGGTCGAATAG
- a CDS encoding Bro-N domain-containing protein, which produces MQANKELILFQGNNIRIERDKDGNPGFCLQDICEALGIKKPRNVISRLSGKEAFLTGVLTPGGMQQMWFVNEIGLYQVVTGSRKAWAKDLTKVITEALPGLRKNGDMERIAELEARIAKLERGGGHLLTTIPAISPRSQLNMIIRKFVARQTGGYSYPDAWHELYYQNYYRYGVDLKARARRRKVDPLDCATPEELGNLVILAHHIFRAAE; this is translated from the coding sequence ATGCAAGCGAATAAAGAGTTAATTCTATTCCAGGGCAACAATATCCGTATCGAGCGCGATAAGGATGGCAACCCTGGGTTTTGCCTACAGGATATTTGCGAAGCCCTGGGGATTAAAAAACCGCGCAACGTTATTTCTCGTCTGTCGGGAAAGGAGGCCTTTTTAACGGGCGTCCTTACTCCGGGCGGTATGCAGCAGATGTGGTTTGTAAACGAAATTGGACTTTATCAGGTAGTCACCGGTAGCCGCAAAGCATGGGCCAAAGATTTAACGAAGGTTATCACTGAGGCATTACCCGGATTAAGAAAGAATGGGGATATGGAACGCATTGCCGAATTGGAAGCCCGGATCGCCAAACTCGAACGCGGTGGCGGCCATCTTCTCACCACAATCCCGGCAATCTCTCCCCGGTCACAACTGAATATGATTATCCGCAAATTTGTTGCCAGACAGACGGGTGGGTACTCATACCCGGACGCATGGCACGAGTTGTATTACCAGAATTACTACCGGTACGGAGTGGACCTCAAAGCGCGGGCGCGCAGGAGAAAGGTAGACCCTTTGGATTGTGCCACACCAGAGGAATTAGGGAATCTCGTTATCTTAGCCCATCACATTTTCAGAGCAGCAGAATGA